In Acidobacteriota bacterium, the sequence CGCTCCAGGCGGTCGATCTCGCTGCGGGTGATGGTCAAGAGGCGCTGACTGCTGGAGCCCTGATCGCGGCGATCCGCCACCTCTTCTTCGAGCATCTGCATATTGAGGCTGAGGGAATTGAGGGGATTGCGGATCTCGTGGGCCAGGCCCGCCGCCAGCGTACCGATGTAGGCCATGCGCTTGGATTCCGCCGCCTGATCCTCCAAACGCCGGGCGCGGCGCAGCAGCAGACCGATGGCCAGATAGGCGGTGAGCAGCAGCAAGACGGTGACGGCGCCGATCACCGCCATGCGCCGAATCAGCTCCTGGCGGAGCTCTGCCACTCGGCGCTCCAGCTCCTGGCGATCCACCGCGATGCGCAGCAGGGCAAAGTCACCAATGGCCTCCTCCACCTGCCAGCTGGCCTGTTGCTCGCTGACCTGGTGCTCGATTTCCGGCCCGTCCTCCCCCGCCACCAGCTCCGCCAGCCGCTCCGGCTCCGGCAGAGCCGGGATGGTGGTGCGGGAATCCTTGCGGTAGACCACGATGCCGTCGCTGTCGGTGACCTCGACGGTTTCCACCAGGTCGCGCTGCAGCAGCACGTCCTCGATATAAGACCGGGTCTCCTGGGAAACCACCATGGTGGTGAAGAGGTCTCGATCCTGCCCTTCGGCGGCCTGAGCCAGCTGGTCCGCCAGCTCGCTGGCCTCTTCCCGGGTATCCAGGAGGATGCGGTCCATTTCGCGCTTGGAAAGGGAATCGAGGATCAACCAGCCGAAGAGGGCGATGTCGAAGAGGACGAAGAGCCCGAAGACCACCAGCCCAATGAATAGCCGGCGCTGGAAGGGAGAAGTCTCGGCGCTGGCCATGGCGAGAGGATACCACTCCGGCCCGCGCCCGGACTGACCGACCTCGGCTCACCTCTTGACATACCTGAGTGCTTTTGACTAATATTCACTCAGGACGCGGGAATAATGAACAAGACCTGAGCGTTCTACTGTAATGACGACAGTCGGAATCCTCACCAAGAGGCTTCCGGAGGAGCCAAAAGCCTCCCGGATCGACTGAGTCAAGTGACGAGAACGAGACCGATCGACCGAGATAAGCCAGAAGGAGGACACACCATGACCGTTGGAATCACTCGCTGGAACCCTGGAAACGACCTGTTCAACGACCGCTTCACCCGCCTCTTCGACCAGATGTTCGAGCGCGGCCTGCGTCCGTCGACGGAGGAGTACTCGAATCGCAACTGGCTTCCCGCCATGGACATTCGGGAGACCGCCGACGAGCTGATCCTCGAAGCCGAGCTCCCGGGGGTGAAGAAGGAAGACGTCAGCCTGAGCCTGGAGAACAACGTCCTCACCCTCACTGGTGAGCGCAAGTTCGAGAAGGATGTGGACAAGGAGAGCTATCACCGCATCGAGCGGGCCTATGGAGCCTTCTCCCGCGCCTTCACCCTGCCGCGCAACGTGCGCGCCGACGAGGCCAAGGCCAACTTCAGCGACGGCGTCCTGACCATCACCCTTCCCAAGGTGGACGAGGCCAAGCCCCGGCGGCTCGAGATCCAATAAGCTCGAAGCCCGCTCCGGCGGGCACCCTCGCCACCACCACCAGCCCCACCCTCTGCGGTGGGGTTTGGTGTATCAGCACACCTCGATGTTTCCTGCAGACTGCTATGGGCGGCATGAATTGACCCACTGCGGGCACTCAAGTACGATGAGGCACACACCCGCGATGTTGTGCGATGACCTCCTCTAAATCCCTCCAAAGCCTGCTCCTCGTCCTCTTCTTGGGGCTGGCTCCGTTCCTCGCTGGCTGCGGCGGTGACGACGGCACGGGGGAGGGTCCCCCCCACGGACCGATCCCCGAGGAACCGGTGCGCGGCGGCACCGCCGTCATCGGCTATACCGGCGACATCAGCGGCGTCAACATCCTCGCCACCAGCAGCTCCCAGCCCACCACCGAGCTCTGCCAGCGCCTCTTCCTCAGCCTGCTGGAAGAACAGCCCGACTACCAGGAGAGCCCTCCCACCTTCCGCCCGGAGCTGGCCGAGTCCTGGGAATTCAGCGAGGACAACAAGACTCTGACCTTCCACATCCGCAAAGGCTTGGTGTGGAGCGACGGCGTCCCCATCACCGCCGAGGACGTACGCTGGACCTGGGAGGCTCAGACCTCCCCGGAGATCGCCTGGGACAACGCCAGCCTCAAAGCCACCATCACCCAGGTGGAGGTCCTGGACGAGCACACCGTCCGCTTCCATTTCACCCACGCCTACCCGGGACAGCTGGTGCACGTCAACGAGGGCGTGATCCTGCCCAAGCACGCATGGGAGAAGCTGCCGTTCTCCGAGTGGCGGCGCAATGGCCGCTGGTTCGTCGACAACCTGGTGGTCAGCGGCCCTTTCGATCTGGAGGATTGGAAGCCTCAACAAGAGATCGTCCTGCGCCGCAACGAGCGCTATTTCGAGCCCGGCAAGCCCTATCTGGACCGGGCCGTCCTGCGCATCATTCCGGACAGCGCGAGCCAGCTCACCCAGCTCCTGGCGGGCAGCCTGGACTTCATGCGGCAGGTGCCGGCGGCGACGGCGGACCGTGTGGCCGCCGGGCCGGACACCAAGCTGGTGACCTTCTGGCCGCCCCAATTCACCACCCTGATCTGGAATCTGCGCAACCCCCTCTTTGCCGACACCCAGGTGCGCCAAGCCTTGACCCTGGCCATCGACCGCCAGGCCATCGTCGACACCATCTGGTTCGGCTACGCGCGCACCTCGCCGTCGCCTTACATAACCAGCGTCTGGGGACACAACCCCGACATCGAGGAGTTCCCCTACGATCCCGACCAAGCCCGGGAGCTGCTGGCCGCCGCCGGCTGGAAGGACGCGGACGGCGACGGAATCCTCGACCGGGACGGCCAGCCCTTCCGCTTCGAGCTGATGGTCAACGCCGGCAATCAGGAACGAGTGGACGCCGCAGTGATGATCCAACAGCAGCTGCGCCAGGTGGGAATCGACGTCCAGCCCGCCACCCTCGATTGGAACGCCATCGGCGACCTCCTCGACCGCCGCGCCTTCGAAGCCACCATCACCGGCCTCGCCGTCGAGACCAGCCTCGACCTCAGCCCCTACTTCCACAGCCAGTCCATCGAGGAGCGCCTCAACCTCAGCTCGTACTCCAATCCTGAAGTGGACCGGCTGCTGGAAGCGGCCCGCTCCGAGCTCGAGCTGGAGAACAGCAAACCGTATCTCTACAAGATCCAAGAGCTCCTGCACCGCGACCAGCCCATGACCATCCTGTGGGAGCCCCAGCGTCTGGTGGGTATGAGCTGGCGCCTCCAAGGAGCCCGCCCCAATCCCATCAGCACCCTGCACAACCTCCACGAGTGGTGGCTGATCCCGGAATCGTGAGCGGAGAGCCCTATGGCCGGCCCCATCTTCCGGCGCTTGGCATCCTCCGTGATGCTGCTCTTCCTGGTCCTCACCCTGACCTTCCTGCTGGTCCGGCTGGCGCCGGGAAGCCCCCTCACCCTATTTGAGAATCCCCGGCTCACCGCCGAGCAGATCGAGAATCTGCGTGCCTCCTACGGCCTCGACAAACCTCTTCACGAGCAATATCTGAGCTGGCTCGGCGCCATCGTCCTACGAGGCGATTGGGGCATCTCCTTCACCCATCAGCGGCCGGCCCTGGACCTCATCCTGGAGGCCCTCCCCAACACGCTGCTGCTGGGCCTCACCGCCCTGCTGCTGCAATACGGCGGCGGTCTGTTGCTGGGGGTCTTCGCCGCCCGGCGGGTGGGCACCTTCTACGACTCGGCGTTGCGGGTGGTGTCCCTCTTCCTCTACTCCATCCCCCGCTTCTGGCTCGGTTTCATCCTCATCCTGCTCTTCCATCTGCACTGGCATCTGCTCCCCGCCGGCGGCATGGCCAGCGCCGGGGGCGTCGACGGGCCGGCCTCGGCCCAGGCCCTCGACGTCCTCCGCCACCTGCTGCTGCCGGCGCTGGTGCTGGGGGGCACCTCCGCCGCTCCCGTGGCCCGCTTCGTCCGCAACAGCCTGCTCGACAGCCTGGGCCAGGACTATGTGCGGACGGCGCGGGCCAAAGGCTTGTCGGAAGGGCGGGTGCTGTGGGTCCACGGGCTGCGCAACAGCCTGGTACCGGTGGCCCAGCTCTTCGGCCTGTCCCTGCCGGCGGTGCTCAACGGCGCCCTGGTCACCGAGATGGTCTTCGCCTGGCCCGGCCTGGGGCGGCTGCTCTACCTGGCGGCCACCTCCCGGGACTACCCCCTGGTCCTCGCCGGCACCGCCTTCAGCGCCGTGTTGGTGATCCTCGGCAATCTGCTGGCGGATCTGCTGCACCAGGCCCTGGATCCTCGGGTGCGGGATGCTTAGAGGAATGCTCAACACACACCCTTCCGGCCGGAGCTTTCTGTCCTTGGGCGGAGTGCGGGAGCTGCAGATCGGCCTTCTGCTCCTCGCCCTGCTGGCGATTCCGGCGCTGCTGCCGACGCCCCAGGAGCCCTCGGCGCAGGTGGATTCCGCATCCAGCCGGGACCGTCCTCCCGGCACCCGGCTGCTGGAGGTGCAGCTCAGCGAGGGCCGCATTCGGCTCGCCGACGATGTGCGAATCACCGGCGCCTCGGCGCGCATCCAACGCCGGGAGATGGTGGAGGTGGTGAGCACCGACGAGATCCTCAACCTCCGGGACGGCGCGATCGCCGACACCCGCACCTTCTACCTGGGCACCGACAGCCTGGGGAGAGACATCCTGTCGCGGCTGATGGGCGGCGCCCGCATCTCCCTCTCCATCGCCCTGCTGGCCATGCTCCTGGCCTTCACCCTCGGTCTCACCGTCGGCTCCCTCGCCGCCATCGGCCCCCGCTGGCTCGACGAGCTCCTGATGCGCACCGTCGATGCCCTCCTCGCCTTCCCCCAACTCTTCCTGATCATCGCCCTGGCGGCCCTCTTCCGCCCCAACACCTGGTGGATCATCCTGCTCCTCGGCGGCACCAGCTGGATGACCCTCACCCGCCTGGCGCGGGCGGAGATCGTCAGCCTGCAGAAGCAGGAGTTCGTCCTCGCCAGCCGCAGCATCGGCCTGCACCCGCTGGCAG encodes:
- a CDS encoding ABC transporter substrate-binding protein, whose translation is MTSSKSLQSLLLVLFLGLAPFLAGCGGDDGTGEGPPHGPIPEEPVRGGTAVIGYTGDISGVNILATSSSQPTTELCQRLFLSLLEEQPDYQESPPTFRPELAESWEFSEDNKTLTFHIRKGLVWSDGVPITAEDVRWTWEAQTSPEIAWDNASLKATITQVEVLDEHTVRFHFTHAYPGQLVHVNEGVILPKHAWEKLPFSEWRRNGRWFVDNLVVSGPFDLEDWKPQQEIVLRRNERYFEPGKPYLDRAVLRIIPDSASQLTQLLAGSLDFMRQVPAATADRVAAGPDTKLVTFWPPQFTTLIWNLRNPLFADTQVRQALTLAIDRQAIVDTIWFGYARTSPSPYITSVWGHNPDIEEFPYDPDQARELLAAAGWKDADGDGILDRDGQPFRFELMVNAGNQERVDAAVMIQQQLRQVGIDVQPATLDWNAIGDLLDRRAFEATITGLAVETSLDLSPYFHSQSIEERLNLSSYSNPEVDRLLEAARSELELENSKPYLYKIQELLHRDQPMTILWEPQRLVGMSWRLQGARPNPISTLHNLHEWWLIPES
- a CDS encoding Hsp20/alpha crystallin family protein, translating into MTVGITRWNPGNDLFNDRFTRLFDQMFERGLRPSTEEYSNRNWLPAMDIRETADELILEAELPGVKKEDVSLSLENNVLTLTGERKFEKDVDKESYHRIERAYGAFSRAFTLPRNVRADEAKANFSDGVLTITLPKVDEAKPRRLEIQ
- a CDS encoding ATP-binding protein, whose translation is MASAETSPFQRRLFIGLVVFGLFVLFDIALFGWLILDSLSKREMDRILLDTREEASELADQLAQAAEGQDRDLFTTMVVSQETRSYIEDVLLQRDLVETVEVTDSDGIVVYRKDSRTTIPALPEPERLAELVAGEDGPEIEHQVSEQQASWQVEEAIGDFALLRIAVDRQELERRVAELRQELIRRMAVIGAVTVLLLLTAYLAIGLLLRRARRLEDQAAESKRMAYIGTLAAGLAHEIRNPLNSLSLNMQMLEEEVADRRDQGSSSQRLLTITRSEIDRLERLATDFLSYARHRPLEREAVPAVELLEKACQGMAGELRSRRVDAVVEDGAGGARVAVDSGQMQQLLINLVSNALAATEDTGRPPRIVLRAKRQGSKVILEVEDNGAGMDAEEREKMFELFFSTRKGGTGLGLAIVDRIAKAHQAEVQVESEPGEGTTVRLVLPEAA
- a CDS encoding ABC transporter permease, with protein sequence MAGPIFRRLASSVMLLFLVLTLTFLLVRLAPGSPLTLFENPRLTAEQIENLRASYGLDKPLHEQYLSWLGAIVLRGDWGISFTHQRPALDLILEALPNTLLLGLTALLLQYGGGLLLGVFAARRVGTFYDSALRVVSLFLYSIPRFWLGFILILLFHLHWHLLPAGGMASAGGVDGPASAQALDVLRHLLLPALVLGGTSAAPVARFVRNSLLDSLGQDYVRTARAKGLSEGRVLWVHGLRNSLVPVAQLFGLSLPAVLNGALVTEMVFAWPGLGRLLYLAATSRDYPLVLAGTAFSAVLVILGNLLADLLHQALDPRVRDA
- a CDS encoding ABC transporter permease, with the protein product MLNTHPSGRSFLSLGGVRELQIGLLLLALLAIPALLPTPQEPSAQVDSASSRDRPPGTRLLEVQLSEGRIRLADDVRITGASARIQRREMVEVVSTDEILNLRDGAIADTRTFYLGTDSLGRDILSRLMGGARISLSIALLAMLLAFTLGLTVGSLAAIGPRWLDELLMRTVDALLAFPQLFLIIALAALFRPNTWWIILLLGGTSWMTLTRLARAEIVSLQKQEFVLASRSIGLHPLAVLTRHLLPNALTPLIVSSALLVGNLILAEAALSFFGFGVRPPTPSWGNMVRNSYDSLGSTWWAALFPGIAIALTVIAFNLVGDGLRDRLDPKRRSSSPSAPLPEPASVSDPDLARRPW